The Bacteroidota bacterium genome includes a region encoding these proteins:
- a CDS encoding 2,3,4,5-tetrahydropyridine-2,6-dicarboxylate N-succinyltransferase, with product MSDLRQRIEHHVAADTLDRDAALADFSAFLDALEAGTVRSAERGADGAWHANGWVKEGILLGFRLGDIVDYSDGPFAFFDKATYPTQPLSLDRGVRIVPGGSTIRRGSYVAAGVVCMPPMYINVGAYVDEGTMVDSHALVGSCAQIGKRVHLSAAAQVGGVLEPIGAVPVVIEDDVFVGGGCGVYEGCVVREGAVLAAGVILTGSARVYDLPNETVLRRSGDGPLEIPAGAVVVPGTRAVDSDFGRAQGLSLSAPCIVKYRDASTDAATTLEEALR from the coding sequence ATGTCTGACCTCCGCCAGCGCATCGAGCACCACGTCGCCGCCGACACGCTCGACCGCGACGCCGCCCTCGCCGACTTCAGCGCCTTCCTCGACGCCCTCGAAGCCGGCACCGTCCGCTCGGCCGAGCGCGGTGCGGACGGCGCGTGGCACGCCAACGGCTGGGTGAAGGAGGGCATCCTCCTCGGCTTCCGGCTCGGCGACATCGTGGACTACTCCGACGGCCCGTTCGCCTTCTTCGACAAGGCGACCTACCCGACGCAGCCGCTCAGCCTCGACCGGGGCGTCCGCATCGTCCCCGGCGGCTCGACCATCCGGCGCGGGAGCTACGTCGCGGCCGGGGTCGTGTGCATGCCACCGATGTACATCAACGTCGGGGCCTACGTGGACGAGGGAACGATGGTCGACTCGCACGCACTCGTCGGGAGCTGCGCGCAGATCGGGAAGCGCGTGCACCTCTCGGCGGCCGCCCAAGTCGGTGGCGTGCTCGAACCCATCGGGGCCGTGCCGGTCGTGATCGAGGACGATGTGTTCGTCGGCGGCGGATGCGGGGTCTACGAGGGCTGCGTGGTCCGCGAAGGGGCCGTCCTCGCGGCGGGGGTCATCCTCACCGGCTCGGCGCGGGTCTACGATCTCCCGAACGAGACCGTCCTCCGGCGCTCGGGCGATGGACCGTTGGAGATTCCCGCCGGAGCCGTCGTCGTCCCCGGCACGCGGGCCGTCGATTCCGACTTCGGGCGCGCCCAGGGGCTGAGCCTGAGCGCGCCCTGCATCGTCAAGTACCGCGACGCCTCGACCGACGCCGCGACGACGCTCGAAGAGGCGCTACGGTGA
- the thrA gene encoding bifunctional aspartate kinase/homoserine dehydrogenase I: MPGASTQPVRIAKFGGTSVATPERVREVVRLVAAMPERRAVVTSAFGGVTDQLLGAIQAAKGRTGEHRSVLGALRARHAEALGALAPEAEREALRDHLDAVFGATAELLHGVYLLRDCSLRFQDAIISAGERLSAPLVAAAFRQAGHDAVALDATHLVRTDDDFGEAAVDFAATRTLVQDRFAGLDPGLVPVVTGFLASTAEGVTTTLGRSGSDYTATILGGALDAAEVVIWTDVDGVLSADPRIVPEAFTLPHLSYREAAELAHFGAKVLHPRTMRPLEKARIPLRIKNTMQPEAHGTLVTADPPPSEGSIKAVTSVRDAALVTLEGAGILGVPDLTARAFAALAEAEVPVLLIAQASSEGSLCFAVRGADAAESVRVLDRAFERECERGDLHGIAAQSDLAVIAGVGDGMQHASGLAGRMFATLGRARVNVLAIAEGASEHNLSAVIRDADAPHAVEALHEAFALRRTRAHVVLVGTGTIGARLLGLLHWQAPELGERQRLHLRLVGLADSRRLAWDEAGIGFDAALDRLEETGGDVLGPLTERVTGARLERLVVVDATASEAVARRYPEWLRAGAAVVTPNKQANTLGEDVYKSVRDAARDGEAPYLYETTVGAGLSVISTLRDLVRTGDTVRRIEGVLSGTLAFVCNAMREGAAFSEAVRAAADAGYTEPDPRDDLSGDDVGRKLTILARELGLQPDAVRVESLVPDALRDVPLTDFWERLPDADAAWRHRLAEADGQVQYVSVLTPEAIRAGVEVLPPDSPLADLRGAANVVAFHTARYAADPLVVQGPGASAEITASVLLADIVRAAEAMR, translated from the coding sequence ATGCCCGGCGCCTCTACCCAACCGGTCCGCATCGCCAAGTTCGGCGGCACGTCGGTGGCGACGCCGGAGCGGGTGCGCGAGGTGGTCCGGCTGGTCGCGGCGATGCCGGAGCGCCGGGCCGTGGTGACCTCGGCCTTCGGCGGGGTGACGGACCAGCTGCTCGGCGCGATCCAGGCCGCGAAGGGGCGGACGGGCGAGCACCGCTCGGTCCTCGGCGCGCTCCGCGCCCGCCACGCCGAAGCGCTCGGCGCGCTCGCGCCCGAAGCCGAGCGAGAGGCCCTGCGCGATCACCTCGACGCGGTCTTTGGCGCGACCGCCGAGCTGCTGCACGGGGTCTACCTGCTGCGCGACTGCTCGCTGCGCTTCCAGGACGCGATCATCTCGGCGGGCGAGCGCCTGTCTGCTCCGCTCGTCGCCGCCGCCTTCCGGCAGGCGGGGCACGACGCCGTCGCGCTCGATGCCACGCACCTCGTCCGTACCGACGACGACTTCGGCGAGGCCGCCGTCGACTTCGCCGCGACCCGGACGCTCGTCCAGGACCGCTTCGCCGGACTCGACCCCGGCTTGGTCCCCGTCGTCACCGGCTTCCTAGCCTCGACTGCCGAGGGCGTCACGACGACGCTCGGGAGGTCGGGGAGCGACTACACGGCAACGATTCTTGGCGGGGCGCTCGACGCTGCCGAGGTCGTGATCTGGACCGACGTGGACGGGGTGCTCTCGGCTGACCCGCGCATCGTGCCCGAGGCGTTTACCCTCCCGCACCTCTCGTACCGCGAGGCGGCGGAGCTGGCCCACTTCGGCGCGAAGGTGCTGCACCCGCGCACGATGCGCCCGCTCGAGAAAGCGCGCATCCCGCTTCGGATCAAAAACACGATGCAGCCCGAGGCCCACGGCACGCTCGTCACCGCCGACCCGCCGCCGAGCGAAGGGTCGATCAAAGCGGTCACATCGGTTCGCGACGCCGCGCTCGTGACGCTCGAAGGGGCGGGCATCCTCGGCGTGCCCGACCTCACGGCGCGCGCCTTCGCCGCCCTCGCCGAGGCCGAGGTGCCGGTCCTGCTGATCGCCCAGGCCTCCAGCGAGGGCAGCCTGTGCTTCGCCGTGCGCGGGGCCGACGCTGCGGAGTCGGTCCGCGTACTCGACCGGGCGTTCGAGCGCGAGTGCGAGCGCGGCGATCTCCACGGCATTGCGGCTCAGTCCGACCTCGCCGTGATCGCCGGGGTTGGCGACGGGATGCAGCACGCCTCCGGCCTCGCGGGCAGGATGTTCGCTACCCTCGGCCGCGCCCGCGTCAACGTCCTCGCGATTGCCGAGGGCGCGAGCGAGCACAACCTCTCAGCCGTCATCCGCGACGCTGACGCGCCGCACGCGGTCGAGGCGCTGCACGAGGCCTTCGCGCTCCGCCGCACGCGGGCGCATGTCGTCCTCGTCGGCACAGGGACGATTGGTGCGCGGCTCCTCGGCCTTCTCCACTGGCAGGCGCCGGAGCTGGGGGAGCGACAGCGGCTGCACCTCCGCCTGGTCGGCCTCGCCGACAGCCGGCGGCTCGCATGGGATGAAGCCGGGATCGGGTTCGACGCGGCCCTCGACCGGCTCGAAGAGACTGGAGGCGACGTGCTCGGCCCCCTCACCGAGCGCGTCACCGGGGCGCGGCTCGAACGGCTCGTCGTGGTCGACGCGACGGCGTCCGAGGCGGTGGCGCGCCGCTATCCCGAGTGGCTGCGTGCCGGGGCCGCGGTCGTCACCCCGAACAAGCAGGCCAACACCCTCGGCGAGGACGTCTACAAGTCCGTCCGCGACGCGGCCCGAGACGGCGAGGCACCCTACCTCTACGAGACGACGGTCGGCGCAGGCCTGTCGGTTATCTCGACGCTCCGCGACCTTGTCCGCACCGGCGACACCGTGCGCCGGATCGAGGGCGTGCTCTCGGGGACGCTCGCGTTCGTCTGCAACGCGATGCGCGAGGGCGCGGCGTTTTCCGAGGCCGTCCGCGCCGCCGCCGACGCGGGCTACACCGAACCGGACCCCCGCGACGACCTCTCGGGCGACGACGTAGGCCGCAAGCTGACGATCCTCGCCCGCGAGCTAGGTCTCCAGCCCGACGCCGTCCGGGTCGAGTCGCTCGTCCCCGACGCACTCCGAGATGTGCCGCTCACCGACTTCTGGGAGCGGCTGCCCGACGCCGACGCCGCGTGGCGCCACCGGCTCGCCGAGGCCGACGGCCAGGTGCAGTACGTCTCCGTCCTCACGCCCGAGGCGATCCGCGCCGGGGTCGAGGTGCTGCCGCCGGACTCGCCGCTGGCGGACCTCCGCGGCGCGGCCAACGTCGTCGCCTTCCACACCGCCCGCTACGCCGCCGACCCGCTCGTCGTGCAGGGTCCGGGTGCGAGCGCCGAGATCACCGCCTCCGTCCTCCTCGCCGACATCGTCCGGGCCGCCGAAGCGATGCGGTGA
- a CDS encoding glycoside hydrolase family 97 protein, which translates to MYHALVFALALFLAGAVTAQPATVASPDGRIVVTVDLTSDGAPTYRVDRDGQPLVLPSRLGIVLGRSDTLGVGMRIRDTARNTVDETWTQPWGEVEQVRDHHNELRLTLSQLLGRHAREMNLVFRVFDDGVGFRYEWPEQWTLGPFEIIDELTAFRFAENPEAWWIRAYENNRYEYLYEQSPLDRAGYVLHTPMTMAFPSGGPFVAVHEAALVDYAAMQLRRVGPTAFQADLAPWSTGVRVYAEAPHRSPWRVLLIGDTPGDLVTNYTVLNLNEPNALGDVSWAQPGKYVGIWWAMHLGQWSWSSGPNHGATTEHARRYIDFAAEHGFDGVLVEGWNRGWDGDWTAGKSAFSFTEPYPDYDLEGLAAYARERGTRLIGHHETGGGIPNYEAQLDDAFALMNRLGVRAVKTGYVDWGMHFPHVTAAGDTTREWNYGQAMVNHYQRSVEAAARHQVSVNIHEPVKDTGLRRTYPNLMTREGARGQEYNAAWGGGNGPDHVPTLVFTRMLAGPMDFTPGIFDLDAEGEGANAVPTTLAGQLALYVVLYSPLHMAADLVENYAPHLDAFQFIKEVPVDWADTRVLEAKIGDYVTIARKDRNSEDWYLGAKNDAALRTVDVALGFLDAGRTYTATVYRDGDDADWETNPLDYVVETREVRAGEPFRVDLAPGGGLAVRFAPVD; encoded by the coding sequence ATGTACCATGCCCTTGTCTTCGCCCTCGCCCTTTTCCTGGCTGGCGCTGTGACGGCGCAGCCCGCTACGGTCGCCTCGCCCGACGGACGCATCGTCGTCACCGTCGATCTCACCTCGGACGGCGCGCCGACCTACCGCGTGGACCGCGACGGGCAGCCGCTCGTCCTCCCGTCGCGCCTCGGGATTGTGCTCGGGCGCAGCGACACGCTCGGGGTGGGGATGCGGATCAGAGACACGGCGCGGAACACGGTCGACGAGACGTGGACGCAGCCGTGGGGCGAGGTCGAGCAGGTCCGCGATCACCACAACGAGCTGCGGCTCACGCTGTCGCAACTGCTCGGGCGACACGCGCGCGAGATGAATCTGGTCTTCCGGGTCTTCGACGACGGGGTCGGGTTCCGGTACGAGTGGCCTGAGCAGTGGACCCTCGGGCCGTTCGAGATCATAGACGAGCTGACCGCGTTCCGCTTCGCCGAGAACCCGGAGGCGTGGTGGATTCGGGCGTACGAGAACAACCGCTACGAGTACCTCTACGAGCAGTCGCCCCTGGACCGGGCGGGCTACGTGCTCCACACGCCGATGACAATGGCGTTTCCCAGCGGTGGGCCGTTCGTCGCCGTTCACGAGGCCGCCCTCGTAGACTACGCGGCGATGCAGCTTCGCCGCGTCGGGCCGACCGCGTTCCAGGCTGACCTCGCGCCGTGGAGTACCGGCGTCCGGGTCTATGCCGAAGCGCCGCACCGCTCGCCGTGGCGCGTGCTTCTCATCGGCGACACGCCGGGCGACCTCGTCACGAACTATACCGTCCTCAACCTCAACGAGCCGAACGCGCTCGGCGACGTGTCGTGGGCGCAGCCCGGCAAGTACGTCGGCATCTGGTGGGCGATGCACCTCGGCCAGTGGTCCTGGAGCAGCGGGCCTAACCACGGCGCGACGACCGAGCACGCCCGGCGCTACATCGACTTCGCCGCCGAGCACGGCTTCGACGGCGTCCTCGTCGAGGGCTGGAACCGGGGCTGGGACGGCGACTGGACCGCCGGCAAGTCCGCCTTCTCCTTCACCGAGCCGTACCCCGACTACGACCTCGAGGGGCTGGCGGCCTACGCCCGCGAGCGCGGCACCCGCCTCATCGGGCACCACGAGACCGGCGGCGGCATCCCGAACTACGAGGCCCAACTTGACGACGCCTTCGCGCTCATGAACCGCCTCGGCGTGCGGGCCGTCAAGACGGGCTACGTCGACTGGGGGATGCACTTTCCGCACGTCACCGCCGCAGGCGACACGACGCGCGAGTGGAACTACGGGCAGGCGATGGTGAACCACTACCAGCGCTCGGTCGAGGCCGCGGCGCGGCACCAGGTGTCGGTCAACATCCACGAGCCGGTCAAGGACACCGGCCTCCGCCGGACCTACCCCAACCTGATGACGCGCGAGGGCGCGCGAGGGCAGGAGTACAACGCCGCCTGGGGCGGCGGCAACGGCCCCGACCACGTCCCGACGCTCGTCTTCACCCGGATGCTCGCCGGCCCGATGGACTTCACGCCCGGCATCTTCGACCTCGACGCCGAGGGGGAGGGTGCCAACGCCGTCCCGACGACGCTCGCCGGGCAGCTTGCGCTCTACGTCGTCCTCTACAGCCCGCTCCACATGGCCGCCGACCTCGTCGAGAACTACGCCCCGCACCTGGACGCCTTCCAGTTCATCAAGGAGGTCCCCGTCGACTGGGCCGACACGCGCGTGCTCGAAGCCAAGATCGGCGACTATGTCACCATCGCCCGCAAGGACCGGAACTCGGAGGACTGGTACCTCGGTGCGAAGAACGACGCCGCGCTGCGCACCGTCGACGTGGCGCTTGGCTTCCTCGACGCCGGGCGCACCTACACCGCGACCGTGTACCGCGACGGGGACGACGCCGACTGGGAGACGAACCCGCTGGACTACGTCGTCGAGACGCGCGAGGTGCGGGCGGGCGAGCCGTTCCGCGTAGACCTCGCGCCGGGCGGCGGCCTCGCCGTCCGCTTCGCGCCGGTGGACTAG
- the dapA gene encoding 4-hydroxy-tetrahydrodipicolinate synthase, which translates to MPDLLFRGTAPALVTPFTPDDRIDEAAFRRLVDFQIDGGMEALVVLGTTGENPTVTHDERRLLIDLALDQAAGRVPVIVGTGTNDTAESVTFSKEAADAGADALLVVGPYYNKPTPAGLLRHVSLIADATDAPILLYNVPGRTGSNITAETTLSIAEVVPSVFGTKEASGDLAQITDLLAHRPDGFGVYSGDDDMTLAMLALGADGLVSVIGNAVPGAVSGMVRLGLRGDFETARAQHFALLGAMRASFFEANPGPVKAVLAEMGMLHESVRSPLAPVTAETRRRVLDAYRPHIAAAIPS; encoded by the coding sequence ATGCCCGACCTCCTCTTCCGCGGCACCGCCCCTGCCCTCGTCACCCCGTTCACGCCGGACGACCGGATCGACGAAGCTGCCTTCCGCCGCCTGGTCGACTTCCAGATCGACGGCGGGATGGAGGCGCTCGTGGTCCTCGGGACGACGGGTGAGAACCCGACGGTCACGCATGACGAGCGGCGTTTGCTGATCGACCTCGCCCTCGACCAAGCGGCCGGCCGCGTACCGGTCATCGTCGGGACCGGGACGAACGACACGGCCGAGAGCGTGACCTTCTCGAAGGAGGCCGCCGACGCCGGGGCCGACGCGCTCCTCGTGGTCGGGCCGTACTACAACAAGCCGACGCCCGCCGGACTGCTCCGCCACGTCTCCCTCATTGCCGACGCGACCGACGCGCCGATCCTGCTCTACAACGTCCCCGGTCGCACCGGCTCCAACATCACCGCCGAGACTACGCTGAGCATTGCCGAGGTGGTGCCGAGCGTGTTTGGGACGAAGGAGGCGAGCGGCGACCTCGCCCAGATCACCGACCTCCTCGCCCACCGGCCCGACGGGTTTGGGGTCTACTCCGGCGACGACGACATGACGCTCGCGATGCTCGCTCTCGGCGCGGACGGCCTCGTCTCGGTCATCGGCAACGCCGTCCCCGGTGCGGTCTCTGGGATGGTGAGACTCGGGCTGCGGGGCGACTTCGAGACGGCACGGGCGCAGCACTTTGCGCTCCTCGGCGCGATGCGAGCGTCGTTCTTCGAGGCCAACCCCGGTCCGGTCAAAGCTGTGCTTGCCGAGATGGGGATGCTGCACGAGTCGGTCCGCTCGCCTCTCGCCCCCGTCACAGCCGAGACGCGCCGCCGCGTCCTCGACGCCTACCGCCCGCACATCGCAGCGGCTATCCCTTCCTGA
- a CDS encoding sodium:solute symporter, which produces MELGLGSLDWGVIALYFAVVFGVAIAGTLRERRQGGEDSADYFLAGRNVGWFVIGASLFASNIGSEHLVGLAGSGATSGVAPGQFEVLASLILLLLGWVFVPFYLTSGVFTMPEFLERRYSAGARWYLATVSILAYVLTKISVTIFAGAVVFSAIGVPFWTGAFVVVLATGAYTVFGGLRAVLYTDLLQTFVLVGGAAAVTVAGLAAVGGWDALAAEVGPDFFDMWKPATDPDFPWTGILFGAPILGVWYWCTDQFIVQRTLSARSVDEARRGTIFAGFLKLLPLFIFVLPGMLAAALVAQGAMTLGNANEALPKLVATLLPAGLRGLVIAGLLAALMSSLSSVFNSSSTLITWDVYKRLRPEASERQLVWVGRLSTVALTVLGLAWIPFVEAAEGGLYVYIQSVQAYISPPIAAVFLFGLLWSRANAQGALASLLVGLALGLGRLALEAVHGPDQTGLAAGSLAATLAEINFLHIAILLFAVCVAVLVAVSLATAPPPRAQIAGLTFATADDAGAGQAPSPAPGWRRTDGILTVLLVALVGAVWLFFS; this is translated from the coding sequence ATGGAACTCGGTCTCGGCTCGCTCGACTGGGGCGTCATCGCGCTCTACTTCGCCGTCGTCTTCGGCGTGGCGATCGCCGGGACGCTGCGGGAGCGGCGGCAGGGCGGTGAGGACTCAGCGGACTACTTCCTCGCCGGGCGCAACGTCGGGTGGTTCGTCATCGGCGCGTCGCTCTTCGCCTCGAACATCGGGAGCGAGCACCTCGTCGGCCTGGCCGGGTCGGGGGCGACGAGCGGGGTGGCGCCGGGGCAGTTCGAGGTGCTGGCCTCGCTGATTCTGCTGCTCCTCGGCTGGGTGTTCGTGCCGTTCTACCTCACGAGCGGCGTCTTCACGATGCCCGAGTTCCTGGAGCGGCGCTACTCGGCCGGCGCGCGGTGGTACCTGGCGACCGTCAGCATCCTGGCCTACGTCCTGACCAAAATCTCGGTGACCATCTTTGCCGGGGCGGTCGTGTTCTCGGCGATCGGGGTGCCGTTCTGGACGGGCGCGTTCGTCGTGGTCCTGGCGACGGGCGCGTACACCGTCTTTGGCGGTCTCCGGGCGGTGCTCTACACGGACCTCTTGCAGACGTTCGTGCTCGTCGGCGGAGCCGCAGCAGTGACGGTCGCTGGGCTGGCCGCCGTCGGCGGATGGGACGCGCTCGCGGCCGAAGTCGGGCCGGACTTCTTCGACATGTGGAAGCCGGCGACGGACCCGGACTTCCCGTGGACCGGCATCCTGTTCGGCGCGCCGATCCTGGGGGTGTGGTACTGGTGCACGGACCAGTTCATCGTGCAGCGCACGCTTTCGGCGCGCTCGGTGGACGAGGCGCGGCGGGGGACGATCTTCGCGGGCTTCCTGAAGCTCCTGCCGCTGTTCATCTTCGTGCTGCCGGGGATGCTAGCGGCGGCGCTCGTCGCGCAGGGCGCGATGACGCTCGGCAACGCGAACGAGGCGCTCCCGAAGCTGGTGGCGACCCTCCTGCCGGCGGGGCTGCGCGGCCTCGTGATCGCGGGCCTCCTGGCGGCGCTCATGTCGTCGCTCTCGAGCGTCTTCAACTCGTCGTCCACGCTCATCACCTGGGACGTCTACAAGCGGCTCCGGCCCGAGGCGTCGGAGCGGCAGCTCGTCTGGGTCGGGCGGCTCTCGACGGTCGCGCTGACCGTCCTCGGGCTGGCGTGGATTCCGTTCGTCGAGGCCGCCGAGGGGGGGCTGTACGTCTACATCCAGTCGGTCCAGGCCTACATCTCGCCGCCGATTGCCGCCGTCTTCCTGTTCGGCCTGCTCTGGTCGCGGGCGAACGCGCAGGGGGCCCTTGCCTCGCTCCTCGTCGGGCTCGCCCTCGGCCTCGGGCGGCTGGCGCTGGAGGCCGTCCACGGCCCCGACCAGACCGGCCTCGCCGCCGGGTCGCTGGCGGCAACCCTCGCCGAGATCAACTTTCTCCACATCGCCATCCTACTCTTCGCCGTCTGCGTCGCCGTGCTCGTCGCGGTGAGCCTTGCGACGGCCCCGCCGCCGCGCGCGCAGATCGCCGGGTTGACCTTCGCCACGGCCGACGATGCCGGCGCGGGGCAGGCTCCCTCGCCCGCCCCCGGCTGGCGCCGCACCGACGGCATCCTGACCGTCCTCCTCGTCGCGCTCGTTGGCGCGGTCTGGCTGTTCTTCTCGTGA
- the dapB gene encoding 4-hydroxy-tetrahydrodipicolinate reductase translates to MTSDPRPPTPDPLRIALVGTGRMGQAVEAVVADSPHTIVARFDAAHPLADVRDPEDELHGADLAIDFSAPDVALDHLHQYCFWGLDAVVGTTGWTDDLAKVEGWVEEGQNGVLWAPNFSLGVAVLVRAIRGALPLLDRLADYDPFVHETHHTGKVDSPSGTALMLADELLAGLGRKTRTETETQHGRIDPDALHVTSARAGYVFGEHTVGFDSPVDRLTFRHMAKGRAVFAAGAVRAAAWVHGRTGLFTLDDMLEEVSRESEG, encoded by the coding sequence ATGACTTCCGACCCTCGACCTCCGACCCCCGACCCGCTCCGCATCGCCCTCGTCGGGACGGGCCGGATGGGACAGGCCGTCGAGGCCGTCGTCGCGGACAGCCCGCACACCATCGTCGCCCGGTTCGACGCGGCGCACCCGCTCGCGGACGTGCGCGACCCCGAGGACGAGCTGCACGGCGCCGACCTCGCCATCGACTTCTCAGCCCCGGACGTGGCGCTCGACCACCTCCACCAGTACTGCTTCTGGGGCCTCGACGCGGTCGTCGGGACGACGGGCTGGACGGACGACCTGGCGAAGGTCGAGGGGTGGGTTGAGGAAGGGCAGAACGGGGTGCTGTGGGCCCCGAACTTCTCGCTCGGCGTGGCCGTCCTCGTTCGGGCAATCCGGGGCGCACTCCCGCTCCTCGACCGGCTCGCCGACTACGACCCATTCGTCCACGAGACCCACCACACGGGCAAGGTCGACAGCCCGAGCGGGACGGCGCTGATGCTGGCCGACGAACTGCTCGCCGGCCTCGGCCGTAAGACCCGCACCGAGACCGAGACGCAGCACGGCCGGATCGACCCCGACGCGCTCCACGTTACCTCGGCGCGTGCTGGATATGTCTTCGGTGAGCACACCGTCGGGTTCGACAGCCCGGTCGACCGGCTCACGTTTCGGCACATGGCGAAGGGCCGTGCGGTGTTCGCCGCCGGAGCCGTCCGCGCCGCCGCGTGGGTCCACGGCCGCACCGGCCTCTTCACGCTCGACGACATGCTGGAGGAGGTGAGCCGGGAGTCCGAGGGATAA
- a CDS encoding nuclease, translating into MRLGLLAPALLVSLLGLALPEPRWGEHGHRLIGHAATAALPEAMPVFFRDATEHLAYLNPEPDRWRDWVERGFDPALNAARAPEHYVDLELVPPGALDAPDRLAFVDSLFVHGERPSTVGLLPYQMLELTQQLRVGFRLWRASESEAERAWIEARILNDAGILGHYVADASNPHHTTIHFNGWVGDNPRGFTTERGFHGRFESTYVQARITLPQVEAALVEPPQSFGKLRPAIWSYIDDSHRLVERLYELDLAEPFGPETTGAAHERFTVGRLAAGATMLRDLWWTAWVSSAAP; encoded by the coding sequence ATGCGCCTCGGACTTCTCGCGCCCGCCCTGCTGGTCTCGCTCCTCGGCTTAGCCTTGCCGGAGCCGCGCTGGGGCGAGCACGGCCACCGCCTGATCGGGCACGCGGCGACGGCGGCGCTCCCCGAGGCAATGCCGGTCTTCTTCCGCGACGCCACCGAGCACCTCGCCTACCTCAACCCCGAGCCGGACCGCTGGCGCGACTGGGTCGAGCGCGGCTTCGACCCGGCCCTCAACGCGGCCCGCGCCCCGGAGCACTACGTCGACCTCGAGCTGGTCCCGCCCGGGGCGCTGGACGCGCCCGACCGCCTCGCCTTCGTCGACTCGCTGTTCGTCCACGGCGAGCGACCGAGCACGGTGGGGCTGCTGCCGTACCAGATGCTCGAACTCACCCAGCAGCTTCGCGTCGGCTTCCGGCTGTGGAGGGCGTCGGAGAGCGAGGCCGAGCGCGCCTGGATCGAGGCCCGCATCCTGAACGACGCGGGCATCCTCGGGCACTACGTCGCCGACGCGTCGAACCCGCACCACACGACGATCCACTTCAACGGCTGGGTGGGCGACAACCCACGCGGCTTCACGACCGAGCGCGGCTTCCACGGCCGGTTCGAGAGCACCTACGTGCAGGCGCGCATCACGCTGCCGCAGGTCGAGGCCGCGCTCGTGGAACCGCCCCAGAGCTTCGGGAAGCTGCGGCCGGCCATCTGGTCGTACATCGACGACAGCCACCGCCTCGTCGAGCGCCTCTACGAACTCGACCTCGCCGAGCCGTTCGGGCCGGAGACGACAGGGGCCGCGCACGAGCGCTTCACCGTCGGCCGCCTCGCGGCCGGGGCGACGATGCTCCGCGACCTGTGGTGGACGGCCTGGGTGAGCAGCGCCGCCCCGTGA